GGGTAAAGAAATCTGTGCAGCAGTCTCCTGCGGATCACCCAAATCAGCTTTTGCCGAAGGAGCACAGCAATGCCACACGCTGCGAAGCTACTTGAATGTATTCGACGGGATAGCTGCTTTCCTGCGCGCTCGATTCACCGGCTACCATGCCTGCTACGATTCCTACAATCCTCGCCTGCCGGAAATGCTGCCGGCCAACTGCGAAGCCTATCTCCGCTTTATCAAAGGAGAATGAATACAGAGGTAATAGCCATCATTCCGGCTCGATTTGCTTCCAGCCGATTCCCGGGCAAGCCACTGGCCGATATGCTTGGCAAGTCTATGATCCAACGGGTACATGAGCGAATAGCTGGTGTCGTCCCCCGGGCCGTCGTAGCCACCGATGACGAACGTATCCGTCAGGCCGTGGAGGACTTCGGAGGAGAGGTGGTGATGACGTCCCCAGAGTGCAGTAGTGGTACAGAACGCTGTCGGGAAGCATTCGACAAAGTAGGTCGGGGAGAAAAGATCGTCCTGAATCTGCAAGGCGATGAACCTTTTATCCAAAAGGAACAGATCGATCTGCTGATTTCGGCCTTCGACAAACCAGAAACCGATATAGCTACGTTAGCAGAAGTTTTCTCGTCTGACGCAAGCTTCGAGCGATTGAACAATCCAAACAGCCCGAAGATCGTATTGGATCATGGAGGCTATGCCCTTTATTTCAGCCGCTCCGTTATCCCATATCTCAGGGGGGTACAGCCTGACTCTTGGTGCCGTCGGCATACTTACTACAAGCATATCGGGATCTATGCCTTTCGCCCGACCGTCCTCCGCAAGATAACCTCACTGCCACAAAGTACGGCAGAGCAAGCCGAAAGCCTCGAACAGCTTCGCTGGCTGGAATACGGCTATCGGATTCGAGTGCTGCAAACACAGCAGAGTACGATAGGAATCGATACGCCGGAGGATATGGACAAGGCCATAGCCTATCTCCGTTCGCAGGGAATGGAATGACACATCTGCGACATTATATGTAATATAGAGTATATAGGATGAGATGATTGACGATCTGACTCGAGAAAGGATACTCGATGCGGCCAATATCGTAGAGGTCGTAAGCGACTTTGTTTCGCTCCGTAAGCGTGGAGTGAACTACCTCGGCTTGTGTCCTTTCCATAGCGATCGCAATCCTTCGTTCTCTGTGTCGCCGGCAAAAAACCTCTGCAAATGCTTCGCCTGTGGCGAAGGAGGCTCACCTGTTCATTTCATCATGAAAATAGAACAGCTCAGCTACAGCGAAGCCTTGCGCTATTTGGCACGTAAATACGGGATCGAGATTCACGAACGGGAGCTGACCGATGAGGAGAAGAGACTCAAGAGCGATAGAGAAAGTATGTTCATTCTCAATGAGTTTGCCAATGACTTCTTCAAAAACAACCTTCTCAATACCATCGAAGGCCAGACCATCGGGATGACATACTTTCGCCAAAGAGGTATTCGTCCGGAGACTGTGCAGAAGTTCCAACTCGGCTATGATCCTGAAAAGAGGTCGGCTTTCAGCGACGAAGCCATACGAAAAGGGTTCAAGCCCGAATACTTAGTCGACACAGGGCTTTCCATCCGATACGAAGACAGCAAGGCCTTAGATGACCGTTTCCGCGGGCGAGTCATTTTCCCCGTACAGACCGTAAGCGGCAAGATCGTAGCCTTCGGAGGAAGAATCTTAGGAAAGAAAGACAAGGCCGCCAAGTATGTCAATTCTCCCGAAAGCATCATCTACTCGAAGAGCAAAGAGCTGTACGGGCTATTCTTGGCCAAGAAAGAGATTGCTCGCCGAGATAAGTGCTTCCTTGTTGAGGGTTATACAGATGTCATTTCGATGCATCAATCCGGCATCGAAAATGTGGTGGCTTCCTCCGGAACGGCTCTGACACAGCAGCAGATCAACCAAATACACCGCTTTACTTCGAACATCACAGTTCTATACGATGGTGATGCGGCTGGAATCAAGGCAGCTCTGCGAGGTATCAACCTGCTACTGGAGCAAGGCATGCACGTGAAAGTGGTCCTCCTGCCCGATGGAGAAGATCCGGACAGTTTTGCTCGCAATCATACCATAACTGAGTTCGAAGAATACATCAAGCAGCATGAAACGGATTTTATTCGCTTCAAGACACAGCTCTATCTGAGCGATATGGAGCGTGACCCCATCCGAAGAGCACAGCTAATTACCGATATTATCGGCAGTATCGCTCTGATTCCCGATGACATCACACGCCGTGTCTATGTCCAAGAGACAGGCCAAACGCTTAGTATGGATGAGCGACTGCTGGCTCGCGAAGTCCAAAAGATGAGGTTCCGTAGGAGTACGTACTCCTCCCCACCCCCCCCCACCCAACAGCCGGCGAATGGCTCTGAAAGAAAAAACGATTCCGACAATCTCGTAGGTACGGAAAACCATAGTGCCGAAACTCCTACCGATAATCGTTCTGCGGAGGTGGGGCAACCCTACTATCCGGCCAAATACGAAGAGGAGTTACTCCGTCTGATCATTCGCTACGGCGAAAGAAAACTCCTCATATACAGGCATGAAGAAGGAGCGGAAAAGCAGACTCCATCGGAGGTTGCCTTGGCATATTACATCAAATCGGACTTGAATGCGGATGGAGTGGATATTGGTACTGATGTGTTTAGGCAGATTCTCGATGAGGCTGCCGAACAATCGTTCGACAGTGGTTTTGTCGCAGCCAAATATTTCAGAGATCACCCCAATGCACAGATCAGTCATATCGCAGTCGAGCTACTGACCAACCGCTATGCATTGAGCCGTATTCACTATGGGAAAGGGGATGAGAGCAATGCGGAAGAAGACCTTCAGATGCGAGTGGAACGCGAACTTCTCACCATCAAAAATGTTTTTATTCAGGTACAAATCCGTGCTTTGCAAAAAGAAATCGCACAAGCTCAAAAAGCCGGCGACATCGAATTGCAATTAGAAATAATGAACGAACTGCGCAGCATGAACGAAATGAAAAGCGAGTTAGCGCATCGTCTGGGGGATCGCACCGTATTGCCCTGATTGATAGGGGTGATATAGGCGACTTCGACTTGAAAGAGTCTTATCTCGGATTGACTTCATCACAACAGCACGAGGCCAAAACATGCTAAAGAACATTTTCCCGACAAAAAAGACGTAAACGATCGAAAAAACCGTCTTTATAGGTATCAGGAGGGAAAGAATACCTATCTTTGAGGCGTCAAGATTACTCACTTTTAGGTATTCGAAGTCCTTATTAAAAAGATAACTATAATGGCAAAAATCAGAGGAGCTGTGGTCGTTAATACCCAGCGTTGCAAAGGTTGCAATCTATGTGTAGTGGCTTGCCCGACAAAAGTGCTGGAGCTACACCCAAATGAAGTCAATGACAAAGGCTATCATTACTCTTATATGAAGGATCCCGAAAGCTGTATCGGCTGCACCAGTTGTGCAACGGTATGCCCGGATGCATGTATCACGGTTTACAAAGTGAAATTGTAACAAAAACAGAGAAAAAATATGACAGAAGAAATAAGGCTGATGAAGGGCAATGAAGCCCTTGCGCACTCGGCAATACGTAACGGTGTGGATGGCTACTTCGGCTATCCTATCACTCCGCAGTCTGAAGTTATGGAAACGCTCATGGAGGAGCATCCATGGGATACGACCGGTATGGTTGTCTTGCAGGCAGAGAGCGAAGTCGCTGCCATTAACATGGTTTATGGCGGTGCCAGCTGTGGCAAAATGGTAATGACCTCTTCCTCCAGCCCGGGTATGAGTCTCAAGCAAGAAGGAGTGAGCTATTGTGCCGGTGCCGAATTGCCCTGCTTGATTGTAAATGTTATGCGTGGGGGGCCCGGCTTGGGAACCATCCAACCCGGACAGGCCGACTATTTCCAATCTGTCAAGGGTGGTGGACATGGTGACTATCGTCTGATCACATTGGCACCCAACTCCGTACAGGAAATGGTTGACTTCGTTGGTCTGGGACTGGAGCTGGCATTCAAGTACCGCAATCCTGCACTCATCCTTTCCGACGGTATCATCGGTCAGATGATGGAAAAGGTGATATTGCCTCCGTTCAAAAAGCGTCGTACCGAAGATGAAATCCGCAAGCAATGCCCGTGGGCAACTCTCGGTCGCAAAGGAGGTCGTCAGCCGAATATCATTACCTCTCTCGAGCTTGATTCGGCCGTTATGGAGCAGAACAACCTCCGCTTCCAAAAGAAGTATGCAGAGATCGAAGCCAATGAAGTTCGCTACGAAGAGTATCAGACGGAAGATGCCGACTATATCCTCGTTGCATTCGGATCTTCTGCTCGTATATGCAATAAAACGGTACAGCTTGCACGCCAGCAGGGTATCAAGGCAGGTATCTTGCGCCCGATTACCTTGTGGCCGTTCCCGACCAAGGAGATCGCCAAGCTGGCCGATCGTGCCAAGGGCTTCCTTGTGGCAGAGCTGAATGCCGGTCAGATGATAGAAGACGTTCGTTTGGCCGTAAATGGCAAGGTTCCCGTAGAGCACTATGGTCGTATGGGCGGTATGCTCTTCTCTCCTGATGAGATTCTGCAAGCACTCAAAGAGAAAGTAATCAAATAAGTAGAGAATATAGTCCTAGAATGGATCTCAAGAAAGTCAACGGCATACTGACGATAGTCTTTTATCTCCTATTGGTACTTACGGTGGCCATGTTCCTGTTTTACAGACAGACAGAGCAAAGGTGGCTGTATTTGATACCGGGGGTTGTGGCTGTGGCAGTCAGAGTGACGGGGTATTTCATCAGTTCATTCAAACGCTAATAACACAGTTATCACAATGGAAATCAACGATATTATCAAACCGGAAAACCTGGTTTACGCTAAGCCAACCTTGATGAACGACACGGATATGCACTATTGTCCGGGTTGTAGCCACGGAGTTGTACACAAACTCATCGCAGAAGTAATCGAAGAAATGGGCTTGACGGAAGAAACTATCGGCATCGCCCCCGTAGGATGCTCAGTATTCGCCTATCGCTACATCGATATCGACTGGCAAGAAGCTGCCCACGGCCGTGCACCGGCTCTGGCTACGGCAGTAAAGCGTCTGAATCCGTCTAAGCTGGTATTTACATATCAGGGCGACGGAGACTTGGCTGCTATCGGAACAGCCGAGACCATCCACGCAGCCAACCGAGGAGAAAACATCGCCATTATATTCATCAACAACGGTATCTACGGTATGACCGGAGGTCAGATGGCTCCGACTACCCTTGAAGGTATGGCTACGGCTACTTGCCCTCAGGGAAGAAACGTAGAGCTGAACGGCTATCCGCTGAAGATTGCCGACATGCTTGCTTTGCTCGACGGTACTTGTCTCGTAACACGCCAGACCGTGCACAACGCAGCAGCTGTTCGCAAGACGAAAAAGATGATACAAAAGGCATTCGAAAACTCTATGAACAGAAAGGGTACTTCTATTGTCGAAGTTGTTTCTACA
This genomic stretch from Porphyromonas gingivalis ATCC 33277 harbors:
- the dnaG gene encoding DNA primase; this encodes MIDDLTRERILDAANIVEVVSDFVSLRKRGVNYLGLCPFHSDRNPSFSVSPAKNLCKCFACGEGGSPVHFIMKIEQLSYSEALRYLARKYGIEIHERELTDEEKRLKSDRESMFILNEFANDFFKNNLLNTIEGQTIGMTYFRQRGIRPETVQKFQLGYDPEKRSAFSDEAIRKGFKPEYLVDTGLSIRYEDSKALDDRFRGRVIFPVQTVSGKIVAFGGRILGKKDKAAKYVNSPESIIYSKSKELYGLFLAKKEIARRDKCFLVEGYTDVISMHQSGIENVVASSGTALTQQQINQIHRFTSNITVLYDGDAAGIKAALRGINLLLEQGMHVKVVLLPDGEDPDSFARNHTITEFEEYIKQHETDFIRFKTQLYLSDMERDPIRRAQLITDIIGSIALIPDDITRRVYVQETGQTLSMDERLLAREVQKMRFRRSTYSSPPPPTQQPANGSERKNDSDNLVGTENHSAETPTDNRSAEVGQPYYPAKYEEELLRLIIRYGERKLLIYRHEEGAEKQTPSEVALAYYIKSDLNADGVDIGTDVFRQILDEAAEQSFDSGFVAAKYFRDHPNAQISHIAVELLTNRYALSRIHYGKGDESNAEEDLQMRVERELLTIKNVFIQVQIRALQKEIAQAQKAGDIELQLEIMNELRSMNEMKSELAHRLGDRTVLP
- a CDS encoding 3-methyl-2-oxobutanoate dehydrogenase subunit VorB; translation: MTEEIRLMKGNEALAHSAIRNGVDGYFGYPITPQSEVMETLMEEHPWDTTGMVVLQAESEVAAINMVYGGASCGKMVMTSSSSPGMSLKQEGVSYCAGAELPCLIVNVMRGGPGLGTIQPGQADYFQSVKGGGHGDYRLITLAPNSVQEMVDFVGLGLELAFKYRNPALILSDGIIGQMMEKVILPPFKKRRTEDEIRKQCPWATLGRKGGRQPNIITSLELDSAVMEQNNLRFQKKYAEIEANEVRYEEYQTEDADYILVAFGSSARICNKTVQLARQQGIKAGILRPITLWPFPTKEIAKLADRAKGFLVAELNAGQMIEDVRLAVNGKVPVEHYGRMGGMLFSPDEILQALKEKVIK
- a CDS encoding 4Fe-4S binding protein — translated: MAKIRGAVVVNTQRCKGCNLCVVACPTKVLELHPNEVNDKGYHYSYMKDPESCIGCTSCATVCPDACITVYKVKL
- the kdsB gene encoding 3-deoxy-manno-octulosonate cytidylyltransferase; translated protein: MNTEVIAIIPARFASSRFPGKPLADMLGKSMIQRVHERIAGVVPRAVVATDDERIRQAVEDFGGEVVMTSPECSSGTERCREAFDKVGRGEKIVLNLQGDEPFIQKEQIDLLISAFDKPETDIATLAEVFSSDASFERLNNPNSPKIVLDHGGYALYFSRSVIPYLRGVQPDSWCRRHTYYKHIGIYAFRPTVLRKITSLPQSTAEQAESLEQLRWLEYGYRIRVLQTQQSTIGIDTPEDMDKAIAYLRSQGME
- a CDS encoding thiamine pyrophosphate-dependent enzyme, whose product is MEINDIIKPENLVYAKPTLMNDTDMHYCPGCSHGVVHKLIAEVIEEMGLTEETIGIAPVGCSVFAYRYIDIDWQEAAHGRAPALATAVKRLNPSKLVFTYQGDGDLAAIGTAETIHAANRGENIAIIFINNGIYGMTGGQMAPTTLEGMATATCPQGRNVELNGYPLKIADMLALLDGTCLVTRQTVHNAAAVRKTKKMIQKAFENSMNRKGTSIVEVVSTCNTGWKMSPAASNDWMMENMAKQYPLGDLKNID